Proteins encoded within one genomic window of Phototrophicus methaneseepsis:
- a CDS encoding DPP IV N-terminal domain-containing protein — protein MADNRLRELLQDGIAAARSGNTATARRLLEEVIKHDENNEQAWLWLATVVKSRAERRICLQKVLQINPNNKAAQQAMQQLGATTAPSRTTGRGASQPRTSTPAAPSRLGVDERSNEQTVWAQRFILAVVLIAIIGVIVIVYNATTGDDEQPEVALVGTSSVTSTPSATPTPRPTNTQPFIVVSTRTITALPPTFTPTFTPTSTEAPLPSETPVAMNFYSLLVVSRPDGQTETELFRMQGDGTGETSVASDMRDVSLSLDGSQILFVREVDYGDDAADEVFIAPLSNPNDAEQLTELRTADASQPIFSPNGNQMVFVSDYDGDQELYLFDLQARTTLALTENDYSDRDPTWSLDGRYIAFASDMDSPGFSDIYRVSFNLNRQEGEDAFTIDRLTDDNGSSYAPSYSFDGTQIVYLNDSSGDADIVVMRSDGQSSRTLLPGDTAEDRSPVWSPNGKYIVFVSNRVDDRFQVYAIDVETQSIQRITDDSRQALKAVFSS, from the coding sequence TTGGCCGATAATCGTTTACGCGAACTGCTACAAGATGGCATCGCAGCAGCTCGTAGTGGCAACACCGCGACTGCACGGCGCTTACTAGAAGAAGTCATCAAGCACGATGAAAATAACGAGCAAGCCTGGCTGTGGTTAGCGACGGTCGTCAAGTCGCGGGCTGAACGCCGGATATGCTTGCAAAAAGTGCTGCAAATCAATCCGAACAATAAGGCTGCCCAGCAGGCTATGCAGCAACTTGGGGCAACAACCGCGCCATCCCGCACGACGGGTCGCGGGGCGTCGCAGCCTCGTACCAGCACGCCGGCAGCGCCATCGCGGCTGGGCGTCGACGAGCGGAGCAATGAGCAGACAGTCTGGGCCCAGCGCTTTATCCTCGCTGTGGTTTTGATTGCCATTATTGGTGTGATTGTGATTGTCTATAACGCTACCACGGGGGATGATGAACAGCCGGAAGTGGCTCTGGTGGGTACGAGTTCGGTGACATCAACTCCTTCAGCGACGCCAACACCGCGCCCGACCAATACACAGCCTTTCATCGTGGTTTCCACTCGCACGATTACTGCACTGCCACCCACATTCACCCCGACGTTTACGCCGACATCAACAGAAGCGCCGCTGCCCTCTGAAACGCCCGTCGCGATGAATTTCTATTCCCTGCTGGTCGTCAGCCGCCCGGATGGTCAGACTGAGACAGAGCTTTTCCGCATGCAGGGCGATGGAACAGGGGAGACCTCCGTCGCGAGCGATATGCGTGACGTGTCCCTTTCGCTTGATGGCAGTCAGATTCTTTTTGTGCGTGAGGTCGATTATGGTGATGATGCCGCAGACGAGGTATTCATCGCGCCTTTGAGCAATCCGAACGATGCCGAGCAGTTAACAGAACTGCGCACGGCGGATGCTTCTCAGCCGATCTTCTCGCCCAATGGCAACCAGATGGTATTTGTCTCTGATTACGATGGCGATCAGGAGTTGTATTTGTTCGATCTGCAAGCACGTACAACCCTGGCACTGACTGAAAATGATTATAGTGACCGTGATCCAACCTGGTCACTGGATGGACGTTATATTGCGTTCGCCTCTGACATGGATTCACCGGGCTTCTCGGATATTTATCGTGTGAGCTTCAATTTGAATCGTCAGGAAGGGGAGGATGCCTTCACCATTGACCGCCTGACAGATGACAACGGCAGCAGCTATGCGCCCAGTTATTCTTTTGATGGCACTCAGATTGTCTATCTAAACGATAGCTCTGGCGATGCGGATATTGTGGTGATGCGCAGTGATGGTCAAAGCTCTCGGACGTTGTTACCTGGGGATACTGCGGAAGATCGTTCGCCTGTCTGGTCACCTAATGGTAAATACATCGTCTTTGTGTCGAATCGTGTGGATGACCGCTTCCAGGTGTATGCGATCGATGTTGAAACCCAAAGTATTCAACGAATCACGGATGATAGCAGGCAGGCGCTTAAGGCGGTATTCAGCTCTTAA
- a CDS encoding AMP-binding protein — translation MQAVTQAPSKPLLPFRNIRDVLALHAKTSASKSYILFYDRDGERMDLAYAEFVARVHQVANFLYDDLKLKRGDRIATLTRNDVDTALILFGAWVIGLSVMPLSLDCSDDVLEESLKASGAMVCFTDTQSLERVNPLVQALPNLMGQVEVGGEPGTDYVNFLEVIRSRPTTFLGDDSGAKAADLSLREGNERTATFSDEALYLPTGQALTQGELLYAAKALAEAQALTGNQRQVTTATIQEVEGLVAGLIAPLVVGASVVWCESPQLPEFWARVVREKANLAHLSAGDLQGLVAHSQYLQSDGETLYGHGINRTNLARFRHVICNGRQLEKAVSQQFETLYGFPILVGLSDPVLGGFATLLPMMLSWEAHQDYLHVQDERCMGVLLPGYQAAVDQQGVMFTLPHGEQVRLALRARLIPDDLLGRSLLYLPD, via the coding sequence ATGCAGGCTGTGACGCAAGCCCCCTCAAAGCCTTTGCTGCCATTCCGTAACATACGCGATGTGCTGGCCCTCCATGCGAAGACATCCGCCAGCAAGTCCTACATCCTCTTTTATGATCGGGATGGCGAACGTATGGATCTGGCATATGCTGAATTTGTGGCGCGTGTGCATCAGGTGGCGAACTTCCTCTATGATGATCTGAAGCTGAAGCGTGGCGACCGTATTGCAACGTTGACGCGCAATGATGTTGATACGGCCCTGATCTTGTTTGGTGCCTGGGTGATTGGCCTCAGCGTGATGCCGCTCTCATTGGATTGCAGCGATGACGTGTTGGAAGAATCGCTTAAAGCGAGCGGAGCAATGGTCTGTTTCACGGATACGCAGTCCCTGGAACGCGTGAATCCGCTGGTCCAAGCATTGCCCAATCTGATGGGGCAGGTCGAAGTCGGCGGTGAACCCGGTACAGACTATGTCAACTTTTTGGAAGTCATTCGCAGCCGCCCGACGACATTCTTAGGCGATGATAGCGGCGCCAAAGCGGCGGATCTATCTCTGCGCGAAGGCAATGAACGCACGGCGACTTTTTCTGATGAGGCCCTCTATCTGCCCACAGGTCAGGCGCTGACGCAGGGAGAACTGCTCTATGCTGCGAAGGCCCTGGCAGAAGCGCAGGCCCTGACAGGGAATCAACGTCAGGTAACGACGGCGACGATACAGGAAGTTGAAGGGCTTGTAGCTGGTCTGATAGCGCCGCTGGTGGTGGGAGCTTCTGTCGTCTGGTGTGAATCGCCCCAGCTACCGGAGTTCTGGGCGCGAGTGGTGCGGGAGAAGGCAAACCTGGCGCATTTATCGGCAGGGGATTTGCAGGGCCTGGTCGCGCATAGCCAGTATTTACAATCGGATGGCGAGACGCTCTATGGTCATGGCATTAATCGGACAAATCTCGCTCGCTTCCGGCATGTGATCTGCAATGGCCGTCAGTTGGAGAAGGCTGTTTCTCAGCAGTTCGAGACGCTCTATGGATTTCCTATCCTGGTGGGCCTGAGTGATCCTGTGCTGGGTGGGTTTGCGACATTGCTGCCGATGATGCTCTCCTGGGAAGCTCATCAAGATTATTTGCACGTTCAGGACGAGCGCTGCATGGGCGTCCTACTCCCCGGTTATCAGGCGGCAGTTGACCAGCAGGGCGTTATGTTCACACTGCCACACGGTGAACAAGTGCGTTTGGCGCTGCGTGCCCGGCTGATCCCGGATGATTTATTGGGACGTTCTTTACTTTACTTGCCTGATTGA
- a CDS encoding TolB family protein, which produces MIFRLFGRTALFMSILILGLLGSCLFIASQIDNQQITYFSLNDEFAYPGSDDETRQIYTYDNLWAMRAPLTRTGQYNSDFVFTPDGAHILYFTDDCGGQEGLCQMDRNGHNQRLLNSEAPTEASFGDGARWSQDSTRLAFITHINDITVPAIYILNHQTGQLQVVAANIPYLDWDTPIAWAPDGHTLYIVIAQPNAFEGYRIDLEGPSIEQVHRWLQGTWNDQADVLDVFGTVFLVRSHTRTQLNYDLYALDMVSGAASNISDTPLLSEIDAAFAHGGSQIAVVIGSPSRYMLSTIALDASTWQMLVPPSNVLLFSPTWLQDDTQVLYRQGDDNGRACFVKLVDFSYECPLPWTGDISMRP; this is translated from the coding sequence GTGATCTTCCGACTGTTTGGGCGTACAGCACTGTTCATGAGCATCCTCATCCTGGGCCTTTTAGGTAGCTGCCTGTTCATCGCGTCGCAGATCGACAACCAACAGATCACTTATTTTAGCCTCAATGACGAATTTGCTTATCCAGGGAGCGACGACGAGACGCGCCAGATTTACACATACGATAATCTGTGGGCGATGCGCGCACCGCTGACGCGTACTGGCCAGTACAACAGCGATTTCGTCTTCACACCGGATGGCGCTCACATTCTTTACTTCACAGATGACTGCGGCGGGCAAGAAGGCCTCTGCCAGATGGATCGTAACGGGCACAATCAACGCCTATTGAACAGCGAAGCCCCCACAGAAGCCAGCTTTGGCGATGGTGCACGATGGTCACAAGATAGTACGCGATTGGCTTTCATCACCCACATCAACGATATCACGGTACCCGCTATCTACATCTTGAACCACCAGACAGGCCAGCTCCAGGTTGTCGCGGCGAATATCCCTTATCTGGACTGGGATACGCCGATTGCCTGGGCACCGGATGGGCATACCCTCTATATTGTGATCGCACAGCCCAACGCCTTCGAAGGCTACCGAATTGACCTGGAAGGCCCCTCTATCGAACAAGTTCACAGATGGCTGCAAGGGACATGGAACGACCAGGCTGATGTGCTGGATGTCTTCGGAACCGTCTTTCTGGTGCGCAGCCATACCAGGACACAGCTCAATTACGATCTCTATGCGCTGGATATGGTCTCCGGTGCAGCCAGCAATATCAGTGATACGCCGCTGCTATCGGAAATTGATGCGGCATTTGCACATGGTGGCAGCCAGATCGCGGTTGTGATAGGCTCGCCTTCGCGCTATATGCTCTCAACAATTGCATTAGATGCCTCTACGTGGCAAATGCTGGTCCCGCCATCTAACGTGCTTTTATTCAGCCCCACATGGCTGCAAGATGATACCCAGGTACTCTATCGTCAGGGTGATGACAATGGGCGGGCGTGCTTCGTCAAGCTGGTCGATTTCAGCTATGAGTGCCCCCTGCCATGGACAGGGGACATCTCCATGCGCCCATGA
- a CDS encoding FHA domain-containing protein yields the protein MAHTPSLETAVDVFKENGAVYPAGQTQYLNMDTTHEQMPPRSPEQVHSVAPATIQFTVEGTSDTVMMPLRNHMVLGRKQSPNDRQVDVDLSHLGARKMGVSRHHAIIQVTRDQVAIKDFNSTNGTFINGYILKPMFGYSLRHGDVIQLGLLKLLVHFPTED from the coding sequence ATGGCACACACACCATCATTAGAAACAGCCGTTGATGTCTTCAAAGAGAATGGGGCCGTTTATCCGGCTGGGCAGACACAGTATCTTAACATGGATACCACGCACGAGCAGATGCCGCCTCGCAGCCCTGAGCAGGTGCACAGTGTCGCCCCGGCAACAATCCAATTTACCGTAGAAGGCACTTCGGATACGGTCATGATGCCTTTAAGAAACCACATGGTCTTAGGCCGTAAACAGTCCCCCAACGATAGACAAGTCGATGTGGATCTGAGTCATCTCGGTGCGCGCAAAATGGGCGTCTCACGTCATCATGCCATTATACAGGTCACGCGCGACCAGGTTGCTATTAAAGACTTCAACAGCACCAATGGCACTTTCATCAATGGCTATATTCTCAAGCCAATGTTTGGATACTCCCTGCGTCATGGTGATGTCATCCAGCTTGGTCTCCTCAAGCTCCTTGTTCACTTCCCCACAGAGGACTGA